In Lolium rigidum isolate FL_2022 chromosome 3, APGP_CSIRO_Lrig_0.1, whole genome shotgun sequence, the genomic window cgagcataaatactccctcttggagtcacaagcatttacttggctagagtatctactagcaacggagatcatgcaagatcacaaataacatatgataaatatataatcgatctcaacatagtattcaatattcattggatccgagcaaacacaacatgtagcattacataaggatgatcttgatcatgttatgtagctcacaagatctaaacatgaggcacaaattggagaagacaaccatctagctactgctatggacccatagtctagggatgaactactcacgcatcacttcggaggcgggcatgacgatgtagaggcctctagtgatgatctccccttccggcagggtgccggaaagagctcccgagctagggtctacgATAGCGGCCGCGGCGGAACTTTTCGTCGATGGACGCTCGGGTGTTTagctttttcccgagatcgtgaataaataggcggaagggcgaggtcggtggaggccaaggggcccacaccaccccttgacgtgggcccaggcctggccgcgccaaggcatggtctggccgccctatggctcctcttcgtcccccctctggactctgtcttcgttatggTAAAATATGGACTTCGGCTTCTGTTTCGtccattccaagaatatttcatgtacaaattttctgaaatacaaaacatcagaaaacaaggaactagcactgtggcatcttgttaataggttagtgccgaaaaatgtataaaagtgcaacaaagtgtgagcaaaacatatataattttaatttggtgtaaaacaatcatggagcatcaaaaattatagatacgtttgcaacgtatcaggcaGCCGTCGGGATAGAGGCTACGCATGCTCATGACGCGGAGATGAACAGATGCTGCCCGCCAGGATAGCCTGGCCGATCACCATGTACCTTGCCACTGCCGCCCGGTCCCCGCCGAGTTCCGCCAcaccaccgtgtccgccgtcaTGATCCAGGTGATGTAGCCGAAGGCCACCACTAGCAGACCCGCCGTCCACCGTCGTCGCCCCTGAAAGACCCCGCCTGCGCGCGAAGGGGAATTCATGGGAAGCTGGGCGCGGCCGCTAACGCCGACCccgacggcggcagcggccaTGAAGAGGATCGGCCGCCTTTTCTAGGGTTGGGGTCGTCGCCCAGAGCCGCCTCGCGCGAGACGTCCCGGGGAGAAGATCGGgtggggagggaggagagggggaggGAGCTTTTGGTCTAAACCTGCCCTCAAACTCTTAATTAAGTCCAATTTTAATCCCTGAAAGCAATTTAACTATGGTTAACCGGTGTTTGAATCTCTCCTTTTTTTCCATCGTGGACAGATTTGGATAGATTTAGTCCACGCAGGACCATTCCACCTCGAGATCAGTTATGCATTTAGCATTACAAACGTTTGTTAGTGAGATCATTATCATTATTATCTACCTTACCTTTTACCATATATCCAGATCGGTACCTTCCTTTCAGGTCATACAAACTTGCTCTAGTAGAACTTCCAAAAAACTAACCATTTTCTAGAAACGCAGGCTCGAGTAAGATTGTCAACATAGCTGCTACCCTGCTACTGATCTGACAGTCAAATAAGCTTTCAGAGCTTAAAAAAAAACGGAgaaaaaagctttgcctcatcttattaattaagatgagctcaaattttttttttataagGCCAATCCATAGCTTGACAAAACAACACAACTACTCTCGTGTCATGAATCATGATCGACTCCAAGTGTCTTGCACCCGCCACACTCAAAGCGTTGCCTCGGCCTTTATCTTAGCTATACCAAATTTCGGCAAAGAAGAAACACTTCGGAAAATCTCGCATTGTGTTCGTTTGAGAATAGCATGATGAGCGAGGCCAAAGATTTTCACCAGGAGCCGTTaggctagatgaagaaagatgAGTCTTACCTTCGAGAAATGATAGGTCCAAGAAAACCTGAGATGAAATGAATGGTAGCCTTTCCAGCTTAGCTAAAAAGTCTGAAGGAAGATCCGTGGATTGTAGTTTGAAGCTTGAAAGTGTATTCCGAACTGCTGGACGGTACTCACGGAAGGCAGCAAGTTGGACCATAGATGGACCAGCCTCGTTGCAAAGCAGTCAAGCCTTCCGTTCTCTGGTAGGCGATATGGTACTGCCGCCTAGCTAGGCCTGAAGTGGTGATTCAGGAGGGGAACCGAACAAGTACAAGCAGATCACGCCAAACCATTCGGATTCTTTCCTGTAGATGAAGGCACGCAACCGACAGAGCTATCGAGGGAGAATCCTAGCTTTCTCTTTTCATCTACTGTCCCACAAAGATTGGGAGGAAAGTTGTACACCTTCGCCTGAGTGCTTGACTGACTACAATCTAATAGCAGATTTTCTTTGTAAAGCATGTCCATTATTAGAGCTTTTGAGAAGCTTTCTGTGCAATGCAACTGCGCAAGAATCTTCAGTTCTTATCCTGAAAGGAATGTACGGTAAAGTAGGATGAAGAAATGTATATATGATGCAGGCTTGATGCACAGAAAGGGCATCTTTTGTGAAGTTCGCCTATATACACTTCCGCTTCGGGGTTACAAACTCTGAAAAACCAGTGTTAAGTGAGCGTTGAGAGGGTAACTAAACTCCAATTGCTACACTCTGCTGGGAGGCAGGCAGAGTAAAGCCAATCAAATGGATCACCAAGGTGCCAAGAAAATTCATCCTTCTGTTGGTTCAATATGGTCATGTAAAGGCTAGCTAATCACCCTTTGCTGTCGTTATTTTCCGATTGTAGGCCAATCTAGCGGTTCGGATTCCGTCGTTCTAGAGATGGATTCATTGTTGAATGAActcaaaagaaaactaaaatccCTAAAATCCTCCAAGGCGCAGCCACAAGAAGACAGCTTTCCTCGCATCATGGTCGCCAAGGTCGGCCACCTCAGGCGCAACGTCTGCAACAGCGAGTATGATCCTGATCACGTCTCCATCGGCCCGTACAACCACCCTCGGCAACTCCCGACGCAACAGGACAAGGTGAGAAGCCTGCTCACCGTGCTCTCGGCggcggaagaagaagaacccagCATGACGGTGGAGGTCTACCTCAAGGAGCTTGCGTGCCTCGAGGACAAGGCGCGGCGTTATTACGCCAACACATTCGATGACATTACGAGCGACCAATTCGTCCACATGCTCCTGCTCGATGGCTGCTACATACTCTCCCGCTTCGCGAGCTTCCCGGCAAAGCACACTGCGCACGCTGCGGGGGCTACCCGCTCTTCGGCTTTCGCTGCCGAACTCGAAGATTTGGCGGTGGTGCGCGacgtcttcttcctcgcggaGAACCAGATACCGTTCTTCGTCCTTGAGAAGATCGGCGAGCTGACAGTGCCGGGCGGTAGCGCTCATGTGGGTAAATGGATCGCGGATCATGCCCTTGAACTCATGAAGGCACAAAGGTACGCAGTAGCAGCGCCGGCCATGGTGCCTCCCGAGCTGACGGCACCAGAGAATCTCCTCCATCTTCTGCATATGCATTTGAAGCCACAGGAAACGGATGCCCTCTTGCCAACCGCTACAGGAAAAGGCGCCGCCGATGATAAACCTGTGTCGTCGGTGGGCCGGTGGCGCACGGCGACGGAGTACAGCTACGCAGGGGTGAACTTCAAGAGCCAAGAGATGAGCGAAAAGGGGGGCGTGCGCTGCatcctggacgtgaagctggacagcgGCGGCGGCACGCTGGAGGTGCCCCGCCTGGACATCGACAACGAGACGTGGCGGCTGCTGCGCAACCTGATGGAGTTGGAGCAGCGGAACCGGGAGGCGGTGGGGAGCTACGTCACGGCCTACTGCGTGTTCATGTCGCAGCTGGCGAGCGACAAGAAGGACGTGGAGCTGCTGTCTAAGAGAGGGGTCATCGTGCACGCCCACGGCAACGACGGCGAGGTGGCCCAGCACTTCGCCGACCTCTGCAAGGGAATCATGTTCGACACCAGCGAACCCAAGATCAACTACCTGTGGGACATACGCCAGAAGCTGGAAAAAAGGTCCCGGAGCTACCCGCGGAGGTGGATGGCGTGGCTAAAGCGCAAGTACTTCAGCAACCCCTGGCTCGCAGTTGGGCTCCTGGCGGCTGCCGTTGGGCTAGTTTGTGCCATCGTCCAAGCAGTGTACTCTGTTCTGAGTTACAAACAAGGATGGAACTAGAAATTGAGCATCTCATGTTGTTAGGACATTTAAGCTTAGGTCGGTGCGTCCGTGCTGTGTTGTGTTAGGAAATGTTGTGTCGAGTCTATTTTGTAAATCAGTATTGTACTGTGTCGTGTCGTGTGGTGTTGGCCCTGTTAGTAGTGTTGGATGCGTTTTGTATCCGTGTATCAAGAAATGAAAAAAAATAAACCAGAAAAGAAGCAGCCCGTATTGATGCACCAGATTCTCTCTTTGACCTAAACTCGAATTAGGGTTTTGATTATCTTCTTTCTGATCGGTTTTGCCTGATATCTATCAGTTGGTATAAAAGCTTGGTGGCCGGCTCTCCTAGGCGGAGGTCATGGGTGACGACAACGGTAACAAGAAGGCGATTGCGGAGATGTTAGGCACGGTTTTACAACTTGCGGCATCGACACCATCATGGAGTCATCGACGCAATCTCCGTGATTTGATCAGTACAACTAGAACTGTGGAGTTTGGGCATATTTGATGCACTGCGCCATGGACTCGCACGGGCTCTGGAACATCGTCAACCCCGGAGGTGACAAATTCATGAAACATGGAACGAAATGTTGACGACATCATCACATAGCTTCGGCCATCTACTCAGCTACATCGACGGATATGGTGTAACATCTAATCTCCAAAGAGACTATGAAGGATGTGTGGGACACCACTCGAACATTGCAGCAAGGGCACGAGTGTGTTTGCAAGGCCTCGTCGCGGACGATGATGAGGACCTACAAGAGTTTGCACGTGGGGGATGATGAGACAGTGGACACGGTGGTGGCCCTGATCAATGGAATTTGCACACTTGGCGAGAAGCTAGAAGATATCCATGTAGTGAGGTGTTTCGGCCAAGTCGTGATTGTGCGATACTTACCAATAGTATCGGTGGTCGGGAAGTGTGTCAGCCTAAAGATACTCGTGATGGATGATTTGATCGAGAGGTATACGGCGCATGATGAGAGGATAAAGCCAACATCGAGGGGGAAGAAGCTAGACAAGATTCTGATGCTCACTTGCAACCAGGCATAAGAAATGGTAGCGTTAGAGTACAAGAGTCGAGCTAGGTCTAGTAGTGGTGTCAAGGTGGAAGATTAGCGCCTATGGGTAACGCTAGAGGCGGCGATCATAAGAAGCCGAAGACAAAATTGAACAAACGTCTAGTGCGCTACCACAACTGTAACAAGGTCGGGAACATCAACACATGAGTTTTGAAGCCCCATTAAGGAGACAAACCTAGTGTCTGTAAAAAGATGTGATGATGGCATGCATCTTCTCATGATGGGACGTGTGAGCTCATGGAGGAGAAACCAGCTGAGTTCACAAGCATGATCCATAGAAACAGTGGCTTTGGTCAAGGAGAATGTGTTTCTTCAGGACAAGTTACGACCCAAAACAACCACCAAAACGTGTGGTACCTCAATACATGGCACTAATAATTATATGACCGGCGTCTCGCCACAGTTCTTGGAGTTAAGTTTCCCCATGAGCTAAATATTGCGATTTTGGAGATGGTTCAACGGTCAGAACTGAGGGGTGGTGCACTATTTGAGACTCACAATGGTGAGCATAAGGCGTTAACCGATATTTAATATGTATACCAAAGTTGAAGAGCAATATCATAAGTCTTGGTCAACTAGAGGAGCATGGCTGCAATATTGTTTTAGACGATAGCTAATTCAGGGCTATGATTCACAGAGGGATGTTCTTGATGAAGGTGAGGATACAACTCAATTGTATCTACATCTTGAACCTAGACATATCTGATCATGTGTGTTTATTGTTATGTTTTGAAGACAAAACATTGAACTGGCATACACGATATGGACACATCAATTTTAGATTATTGTGACAATTCGGACAAAAGAGTATGGTCCATGGGATTCGTGGAATTGAGCATGTCGAGCATTTGTGTGATGGGTGCC contains:
- the LOC124699310 gene encoding uncharacterized protein LOC124699310, which codes for MDHQGQSSGSDSVVLEMDSLLNELKRKLKSLKSSKAQPQEDSFPRIMVAKVGHLRRNVCNSEYDPDHVSIGPYNHPRQLPTQQDKVRSLLTVLSAAEEEEPSMTVEVYLKELACLEDKARRYYANTFDDITSDQFVHMLLLDGCYILSRFASFPAKHTAHAAGATRSSAFAAELEDLAVVRDVFFLAENQIPFFVLEKIGELTVPGGSAHVGKWIADHALELMKAQRYAVAAPAMVPPELTAPENLLHLLHMHLKPQETDALLPTATGKGAADDKPVSSVGRWRTATEYSYAGVNFKSQEMSEKGGVRCILDVKLDSGGGTLEVPRLDIDNETWRLLRNLMELEQRNREAVGSYVTAYCVFMSQLASDKKDVELLSKRGVIVHAHGNDGEVAQHFADLCKGIMFDTSEPKINYLWDIRQKLEKRSRSYPRRWMAWLKRKYFSNPWLAVGLLAAAVGLVCAIVQAVYSVLSYKQGWN